Within the Acidihalobacter prosperus genome, the region GCGATCTTGACGCCTCGTCCGCTGTGCTCGACGGATATCACTTCTCCCCAGCAGCGTAGCGGGCGCGGATAGCCGGTCTTCAGGTAGATGTCCATGCGTACGAGATCGCCCCTCGCGGGCGCCGTGGTCGGCTCGACGATCCAGCTAAGTCCCTGCTCGGACAGCGCCACCGGGAATGCCTTGGGCAAGGCCAGCTGATGCCGGAGTAGTTCGCCGACCAGTTCGAGCACAAGACCGATTTTGATATCCAGACGCGCGATGGCCTGCACGACCTCGGGTTCGCCGC harbors:
- a CDS encoding PilZ domain-containing protein — protein: MDESNAPLDEGIVYRATLPLAWKPVPAMPSAEVQAQINETNVALLAMFGVLDEHPAEFKGGEPEVVQAIARLDIKIGLVLELVGELLRHQLALPKAFPVALSEQGLSWIVEPTTAPARGDLVRMDIYLKTGYPRPLRCWGEVISVEHSGRGVKIAARFRGMAEDMRDGLSKLIFRHHRRLIASQRSA